The proteins below are encoded in one region of Salvelinus alpinus chromosome 27, SLU_Salpinus.1, whole genome shotgun sequence:
- the LOC139556410 gene encoding centrosomal protein of 170 kDa protein B-like isoform X4 — translation MSVTSWFLVSSSATRHRLPREMIFVGREDCELMLQSRSVDKQHAVINYNPATDEHLVKDLGSLNGTFVNDLRIPDQIYITLKLSDVIRFGYDSHVYVLEKSQHKVPEEALKHEKYTSQLQMGLRASEGKRAEHLDDKSKLEKTDRKSLSQETPTSRPTPLYGQPSWWGEEDAASKRQHSEGHRSEEGHPEIPKEGSALDSEVNGSLLEYRDAQGKSSFSYHREPSYFEIPTKEFQLHPKSPGAELHEIPTKDTDTPHAPPTPTSPTPPVVQSHASFTIEFDDCTPGKIKIKDHVTKFSSRQRKQQQVSGKSLATTPTEVMSAECKVADWLVHSDVRMMRRRPTCEDVYSVKSDQAVNIKSLKGHHHDDGTQSDSEDPVLGKGKRRKSHHRIQSQHSIQSELSQSELSEPSQQTVRSYQLVQSQQTVQSHHSIQSDQSVPSQQTVLSVQPHQTVQSDPSQMLLQPHFSPPKLTPVSPVVPERPLSESPPEVGSPTMGRSKPDPQEPLSQQAFIIEFFDNPRKKRSQSFTANPAHADSYSTLKAKLERRKGGERPNSMHGHMPPTQQVTVPLKGHGGPLRSSSLKREKTEEPLSGGSASSSSGSGPSSRTSSGITIKPFGSVGKKSKLAQEFAAEFLMKDAAHRALSPTRDKTSPPMSAPPVMMMSPSRTRIPSPLDPPSSVSYPSTPSQTTAPRSYSPTPAPHSPALALSQPPSRSPVQTASPVRSAVPSTTPLMPLGLGVVRNEEEDSLSDAGTYTIETESQDKEVEEARNMIDQVFGVLDSPEYSGAGVYRPIINDGKDEPAMLRPSDASTVDQMKAVSMHGFNPAALSGAPSGPFQFPTLFQVPSSNTAAQEEGPKWVSRWASLADSCAEPSCTPPQGEFAEGDLRLMSRLMPSHSMDNSESEASQSCRIRRLLPQVPPGDRDKPESPTPSILIRHEPPYPGPETPLERSSGTPRHQDSTQRLCVQDDVDPDSLSDASRSDDGSVLERTRKSQERTSGATSPGDTGPHYRGQDKLSPSQPTKSTSFYIGSEECSLVKPDLARSPFLSQGPERGRDIPAKTSPTTVLIRHLSSHEPRRLGIKPNNSAPNLHSQQDKESKDPSKDSLGTSSFVRQESFTKEQPSDDIQIKRLPHISSHPTLRDMEQRRETAKDPQPFLRDAADASLSSLEVKLPSSGSGHSSKRGGSSSHMDDSLSGESDVDTASTVSLVSNKNTPVTTGPKKRTAARSSSSPSVQEKGHRQPTARERLSEKRRSHAAAGDNSSSKAEQAKRFQMRRSTGNCGSLDLSEDQQSSGQHWPDTASDHETSSRPASRNKKLIAPLQKEDNGKTPKSAAQQALIRSNSLSAPRPTRASMLRRARLEETSDNDGTETDRGSQNSDHIGAPSKVSADGKKLLSRLDILAMPRKRAGSFTTPSDNESSITTPSTRPGFSNRSAESTGPVRKTSVGEAGAKQGVTRGSGAPGKQPFTRTRSSGTKYSSTTSSRQRQKGSDYTSTSEEEYEASSGTPKHKRSSHMSAATQTPRAQKEKAAAEVARSKSGSLELEEDEVQNEDDHYQNWTTHSAEIAKLSQDLAKDLAILAREIHDVAGDGDSQSSSGMGTNPSPSSAPNTPGPASTIPISSREEVILDNLMLNPVSQLSQAIRENTEQLAEKMKVLFHNKTEAWEEIEAKINAENEVPILKTSNKEISSILNELRRVQKQLEMINSIVEPGGAGSGNPKVAAVATAASGGQATRSPSRQKKSPSKPTGLGDRQRGAGPSTSPTTSKPNANESTKRTTRGPKGANFMA, via the exons ATGAGCGTGACATCATGGTTCCTGGTCAGCAGCTCTGCCACCCGCCACCGTCTTCCACGGGAGATGATCTTCGTGGGCCGGGAGGACTGTGAGCTGATGCTGCAA TCTCGAAGTGTGGACAAGCAGCATGCCGTCATCAACTACAACCCTGCTACCGATGAGCACCTGGTCAAAGACCTGGGCAGCCTCAATGGA ACCTTTGTGAATGACCTGAGGATCCCAGACCAGATTTACATTACCCTCAAGCTATCTGATGTCATTCGCTTCGGATATG ATTCTCATGTGTACGtcctggagaagagccaacacaAAGTCCCAGAGGAGGCACTCAAG CATGAGAAGTACACCAGCCAGCTGCAGATGGGTCTGAGAGCCTCAGAGGGGAAGAGGGCTGAGCACCTGGATGACAAGTCCAAGCTAGAGAAGACGGACAGGAAATCTCTGTCTCAAG AGACTCCAACCTCCCGGCCCACTCCATTGTATGGCCAGCCCTCATGGTGGGGGGAGGAGGATGCGGCCAGCAAAAGACAACACAGTGAGGGACACCGGTCAGAGGAGGGTCACCCAG AGATTCCAAAAGAAGGTTCAGCGTTAGATTCAGAGGTGAATGGCTCCCTGTTAGAGTACAGGGACGCTCAGGGCAAGTCCAGCTTCTCCTACCATCGGGAGCCCAGCTACTTTGAGATCCCTACCAAGGAGTTTCAGCTGCATCCCAAGTCCCCGGGGGCAGAGCTCCACGAGATCCCCACCAAGGACACGGACACGCCCCATGCCCCTCCCACCCCCACCTCGCCCACTCCCCCCGTGGTGCAGAGCCACGCCTCCTTCACCATAGAGTTTGACGACTGCACCCCAGGCAAGATCAAGATCAAGGACCATGTCACCAAGTTCTCCTCGCGCCAGAGGAAACAGCAGCAGGTATCCGGCAAATCTCTGGCCACCACGCCCACTGAGGTGATGTCAGCCGAGTGCAAGGTAGCAGATTGGTTGGTGCACAGTGATGTCAGAATGATGAGAAGGCGTCCCACGTGTGAGGATGTTTACAGTGTCAAGAGTGACCAGGCTGTAAACATCAAGAGCCTCAAAG GACACCACCATGACGATGGGACCCAGAGTGATTCTGAGGACCCGGTTTTAGGGAAAGGGAAGCGACGCAAGTCACACCACCGGATCCAGTCGCAACATTCGATCCAGTCTGAGCTTTCCCAGTCAGAGCTGTCAGAACCGTCACAACAGACTGTGCGGTCATACCAATTAGTTCAGTCACAGCAGACAGTCCAGTCGCACCATTCAATTCAGTCTGACCAGTCAGTGCCGTCACAACAGACAGTGCTGTCAGTCCAACCACACCAGACAGTCCAGTCAGATCCATCACAAATGTTACTCCAGCCTCACTTTTCTCCGCCCAAACTGACCCCAGTCTCTCCTGTGGTCCCTGAGAGGCCCCTGTCTGAAAGCCCGCCTGAGGTTGGCTCCCCCACCATGGGCCGCTCTAAGCCCGACCCCCAGGAGCCACTCAGCCAGCAAGCATTCATCATAGAGTTCTTCGACAACCCGCGCAAAAAGCGCTCCCAGTCCTTCACGGCCAACCCCGCCCACGCAGACTCTTACTCCACCCTCAAGGCCAAGCTGGAGCGGCGGAAGGGCGGGGAGAGGCCAAACTCCATGCACGGACACATGCCCCCCACCCAGCAGGTGACTGTTCCTCTGAAGGGCCATGGCGGGCCCCTGAGGTCGAGCTCCCTGaagagggagaagacagaggagCCCCTGAGTGGAGGTAGTGCCTCCTCTTCCTCCGGTTCTGGGCCTTCCTCTCGCACCTCCTCTGGCATCACCATCAAGCCGTTTGGCAGTGTGGGGAAGAAGTCCAAGCTGGCCCAGGAGTTTGCAGCAGAATTCCTGATGAAGGATGCAGCCCACAGAGCATTGTCCCCCACCAGAGATAAGACGTCTCCTCCCATGTCCGCTCCCCCGGTGATGATGATGTCACCCTCTCGCACCCGCATTCCGTCTCCCTTAGACCCCCCTTCCTCTGTTTCCTATCCCTCCACCCCCTCGCAAACCACTGCACCACGTTCCTACTCTCCAACTCCTGCCCCTCATTCCCCAGCCCTAGCCCTCTCCCAGCCCCCGTCTCGCAGCCCTGTCCAGACTGCCTCCCCAGTTCGCTCAGCCGTCCCCTCCACGACCCCTCTAATGCCGCTGGGTCTGGGGGTGGTGAGGAACGAAGaagaggacagtctgagtgatgcCGGCACGTACACCATCGAAACAGAGTCCCAGGACAAAGAGGTGGAGGAGGCACGCAACATGATCGACCAG GTGTTTGGTGTCCTCGACTCACCGGAGTACAGTGGTGCCGGAGTGTATAGACCCATCATTAATGATGGCAAGGACGAGCCGGCAATGCTCCGGCCTAGTGACGCTAGCACTGTGGATCAAATGAAAGCAGTGTCTATGCATGGCTTTAACCCAGCCGCTCTCAGTGGGGCCCCTTCAGGCCCCTTCCAG TTTCCTACACTGTTTCAGGTGCCGTCTTCTAACACTGCAGCACAGGAGGAGGGGCCTAAGTGGGTTTCTCGCTGGGCCAGTCTGGCAGACAGCTGTGCAGAACCAAGCTGTACTCCACCTCAAGGGgaatttgcagagggag ATTTACGATTGATGAGTCGGTTGATGCCTAGCCACAGCATGGATAACTCTGAGTCAGAGGCGAGCCAGAGTTGTAGGATCAGGAGGCTGCTTCCCCAGGTTCCCCCTGGAGACAGAGACAAGCCAGAAAGCCCCACCCCCAGCATCTTGATCCGCCACGAACCCCCCTACCCAGGCCCCGAAACCCCCCTGGAGAGGAGTAGTGGTACGCCCCGGCATCAGGACTCCACCCAGAGGCTGTGCGTCCAGGACGATGTAGACCCAGACAGCCTGAGTGATGCCAGCCGCTCTGACGATGGCTCTGTGCTGGAGAGGACCAGGAAGAGCCAGGAGAGGACGAGTGGCGCTACCTCGCCCGGGGACACTGGACCTCACTATAGGGGTCAAGATAAGCTGTCTCCGTCTCAACCTACCAAGTCCACCTCTTTTTACATTGGTTCTGAGGAATGCAGCTTAGTCAAGCCGGACCTGGCCCGAAGCCCTTTTCTGTCTCAGGGGCCTGAGAGGGGGCGAGACATCCCTGCCAAAACCTCCCCCACCACCGTCCTCATCAGGCACCTGAGCAGCCACGAGCCCCGGAGGTTGGGCATCAAGCCAAACAACTCAGCCCCCAACCTCCACTCCCAGCAGGACAAGGAGTCTAAAGACCCCAGTAAAGACTCTCTAGGGACTTCCTCGTTTGTCAGGCAGGAGAGCTTCACCAAGGAGCAACCCAGTGACGACATCCAGATTAAGAGGCTCCCCCACATCTCCAGTCACCCCACCCTGAGGGAcatggagcagaggagagagactgcaAAGGACCCACAGCCCTTCCTCCGGGATGCAGCAGacgcctctctctcctccctggagGTCAAGTTACCCTCCTCAGGCTCCGGACACAGTTCTAAGAGAGGAGGTTCCTCCAGTCACATGGACGACTCTCTGTCTGGGGAATCCGATGTGGATACAGCCAGCACCGTCAGCCTGGTCAGCAACAAGAACACCCCCGTCACCACAGGCCCCAAGAAGAGGACGGCCGCCAGGTCCTCCTCCAGTCCGTCTGTCCAGGAGAAGGGCCACCGCCAGCCCACAGCCCGCGAGCGCCTGTCAGAGAAACGCCGCAGCCACGCAGCTGCCGGTGATAACTCCAGCAGCAAGGCCGAGCAGGCCAAGCGCTTCCAGATGCGGCGCAGCACGGGGAACTGCGGTTCCCTGGACCTATCAGAGGACCAGCAGAGTTCTGGCCAGCACTGGCCTGACACGGCCTCTGACCATGAGACCAGCTCCCGGCCCGCCAGCCGCAACAAGAAGCTCATAGCTCCCCTACAGAAAGAGGACAATGGGAAGACCCCCAAGAGTGCAGCACAGCAGGCGCTGATCCGCTCCAACAGCCTGTCAGCACCACGGCCCACCAGAGCATCCATGCTGCGCAGGGCACGCCTGGAAGAGACCTCTGACAATGATGGTACAGAGACTGACCGGGGATCCCAGAACTCAGACCACATCGGTGCTCCCTCCAAGGTGTCTGCTGACGGGAAGAAGCTCCTCTCCAGACTGGACATCTTGGCCATGCCCAGGAAGCGAGCAGGCTCCTTCACTACGCCTAGTGACAACGAGTCCTCCATCACCACCCCTTCAACCCGGCCTGGCTTCTCCAACCGGAGTGCAGAATCAACTGGGCCGGTCAGGAAGACATCAGTGGGTGAAGCAGGGGCAAAGCAGGGGGTCACAAGAGGGTCCGGAGCCCCTGGGAAGCAGCCCTTCACACGCACACGCTCCAGCGGGACTAAATACTCCAGCACAACCA GTTCCCGTCAAAGGCAGAAGGGTTCAGACTACACCTCCACATCTGAAGAGGAATATGAGGCCAGCTCTGGAACCCCCAAACACAAACGCTCCTCCCACATGTCTGCTGCCACACAGACCCCCCGGGCCCAGAAGGAGAAAGCTGCTGCAGAAGTTGCCCGGTCCAAGTCCGGCTCACTGGAGTTGGAGGAGGACGAGGTCCAGAATGAGGATGACCACTACCAGAACTGGACCACACACAGCGCCGAGATAGCAAA GCTCAGTCAGGACTTGGCCAAGGACCTTGCCATCCTGGCCCGTGAGATTCATGACGTGGCGGGGGACGGGGACTCTCAAAGTTCCTCTGGAATGGGCACCAACCCCTCCCCCAGCTCTGCACCCAACACGCCCGGGCCCGCATCCACCATACCCATCTCTAGCCGGGAAGAG